One genomic window of Thermus caldifontis includes the following:
- a CDS encoding sulfite exporter TauE/SafE family protein has protein sequence MILALLGALLIGLSLGLLGSGGSILTVPVLVYLLGEPPKQAIAESLLIVGGIALLGALPYALRRLVDWRKVLLFGLPGMAGTYLGAWLSRFASGEAQLLTFALVMLLAAYFMARPKPLRAEGQAKRKAWKVVLDGLAVGALTGFVGVGGGFLIVPALVLLGGLPMHLAVGTSLLIIALKSFTGFYKYLHLLPQYGLGVDYPVALLFIAVGTLGSFWGGRLAVRLPQESLRRGFALFLVVMGVFILGQNLAQGH, from the coding sequence ATGATCCTCGCCCTCCTCGGCGCCCTTCTCATAGGGCTTTCCTTGGGGCTTTTGGGCTCGGGGGGATCCATCCTCACGGTGCCCGTCCTGGTCTACCTTCTGGGGGAACCTCCCAAACAGGCCATCGCCGAAAGCCTCCTCATCGTGGGGGGGATCGCCCTCCTTGGGGCTTTGCCCTACGCCCTAAGACGCTTGGTGGACTGGCGCAAGGTGCTCCTCTTTGGCCTTCCGGGCATGGCGGGCACCTACCTGGGGGCCTGGCTTTCCCGCTTCGCCTCCGGGGAGGCGCAGCTTCTTACTTTTGCCCTGGTGATGCTCCTTGCCGCCTACTTTATGGCCCGGCCCAAACCCTTAAGGGCGGAAGGCCAGGCCAAGCGCAAGGCCTGGAAGGTGGTCTTGGATGGCCTGGCGGTGGGTGCCCTCACGGGGTTCGTGGGGGTGGGCGGAGGGTTCCTCATCGTGCCCGCCTTGGTCCTCCTGGGAGGGCTTCCCATGCACCTGGCGGTGGGCACAAGCCTTCTCATCATCGCCCTCAAATCCTTCACCGGCTTCTACAAGTACCTGCACCTCCTGCCCCAGTACGGCCTAGGGGTGGACTACCCCGTGGCCCTTCTCTTCATCGCCGTAGGCACCCTGGGGAGTTTTTGGGGAGGGCGGCTTGCCGTGCGCCTGCCCCAGGAGAGCCTGAGGCGGGGCTTCGCCCTTTTTCTGGTGGTCATGGGGGTTTTCATCCTGGGCCAGAACCTGGCCCAAGGGCATTAG
- a CDS encoding nitrilase-related carbon-nitrogen hydrolase yields MPFRTLLAIQVETRPEHYRTEEAFRQRVFSLLRPLEGTPSPRLAAFPELFGLPLLLHLGGDFHPRELLTSPLSPWKRARKAYEVFHQTMAEAARAFGTYLLSGSLLSPPYEEELARGRFARTPLFQNLALFFNPHGRLLAQVPKIELTPPERWLRRGAFGPHLVQTRAGRVGILICLDGFFEKHVARLDALGAEILLQPSANPAPWERPWPWDRSRKEGEVWLASARERLRNRENLRLLLNPMLNGTILGLTFEGQSGIYAPGEALALAEAPRGDATLLLEL; encoded by the coding sequence GTGCCCTTCCGCACCCTCCTGGCCATCCAGGTGGAAACAAGGCCAGAGCACTACCGCACGGAAGAAGCCTTTCGCCAGCGGGTCTTTTCCCTCTTAAGGCCCCTAGAGGGCACCCCCTCCCCCCGCCTAGCCGCCTTCCCCGAGCTTTTCGGGCTTCCCCTGCTCCTCCACCTGGGAGGGGATTTCCATCCCCGGGAGCTCCTCACCTCTCCCCTATCCCCCTGGAAACGGGCGCGGAAGGCCTACGAGGTCTTTCACCAGACCATGGCCGAGGCCGCCCGGGCCTTCGGCACCTACCTCCTCTCCGGCAGCCTGCTCTCCCCTCCCTACGAGGAGGAACTGGCCCGGGGGCGGTTTGCCCGCACTCCCCTCTTTCAGAACCTGGCCCTCTTCTTCAACCCCCATGGCCGCCTTCTGGCCCAGGTGCCCAAGATTGAACTCACCCCCCCTGAGCGCTGGCTCAGGCGAGGAGCCTTTGGCCCCCACCTGGTGCAAACCCGGGCGGGAAGAGTGGGCATCCTTATCTGCCTGGATGGATTTTTTGAAAAGCACGTGGCCCGATTGGACGCCTTAGGGGCCGAGATCCTCCTGCAACCCTCCGCCAACCCCGCCCCCTGGGAAAGGCCCTGGCCCTGGGATAGATCCAGGAAAGAGGGCGAGGTCTGGCTAGCCTCCGCCAGGGAACGGCTAAGGAACCGGGAGAACCTAAGGCTTCTCCTTAACCCCATGCTGAACGGAACAATCCTGGGCCTCACCTTTGAGGGGCAAAGCGGCATCTACGCCCCCGGGGAGGCCCTGGCCCTGGCCGAAGCCCCCCGGGGGGATGCCACCTTGCTGTTGGAGCTATAG
- a CDS encoding peptidylprolyl isomerase, protein MRLLFSRNPLWGLFFLALGLLAFAQEDPVVAQVGPESLTRSQFELRFGLFAKGALRQLGLPDNGETRSLLAQYRAPYLEALAEERALLQVARKRGFWPSQEVVEKRVWELSEAFPSQEALLQALMEAGIPNLDAYRLLLSEAMALEALEAHYRQALKVSPAALKALWLLSPEYRHPTLYCARHILVPTLEAAKEVLARLAKGEAFARVAQEVSQDPGSKEAGGDLGCEPKGTYIPAFEKALLALKPGEVSPPVGTEFGFHVILLERQVPPGRYPLEEVAEGLAQSVQDLAWEKLSKALIRSYPVALFPERL, encoded by the coding sequence ATGCGCCTTCTTTTTTCCCGCAACCCCTTGTGGGGGCTTTTCTTTCTGGCCCTCGGCCTTCTGGCCTTTGCCCAAGAAGATCCGGTGGTGGCCCAGGTGGGGCCGGAAAGCCTCACGAGAAGCCAGTTTGAGCTACGCTTTGGCCTCTTCGCCAAAGGCGCCCTTCGCCAGCTGGGCCTTCCCGACAACGGGGAAACCCGCTCCCTCCTCGCCCAGTACCGGGCCCCTTACCTGGAGGCCTTGGCGGAGGAACGGGCCCTTCTCCAGGTGGCCCGGAAAAGGGGGTTTTGGCCCTCACAAGAAGTGGTGGAGAAAAGGGTGTGGGAACTCTCCGAGGCCTTTCCTTCCCAGGAAGCCCTGCTCCAGGCGCTTATGGAAGCCGGGATACCCAACCTGGATGCCTACCGCCTCTTGCTTTCCGAGGCCATGGCCCTCGAGGCCCTGGAGGCCCATTACCGGCAGGCACTAAAGGTGTCCCCCGCCGCCCTAAAGGCCCTTTGGCTCCTTTCCCCGGAGTACCGCCACCCCACCCTCTACTGCGCCCGGCACATCCTGGTGCCTACCCTGGAGGCAGCCAAGGAAGTGCTCGCCCGCCTGGCGAAGGGGGAGGCCTTTGCCCGGGTGGCCCAGGAGGTTTCCCAGGACCCGGGCTCCAAGGAGGCGGGTGGGGACCTGGGATGCGAGCCGAAAGGCACCTATATCCCCGCCTTTGAAAAGGCCCTTCTCGCCCTCAAGCCAGGAGAGGTTTCCCCTCCCGTGGGGACGGAGTTTGGCTTCCACGTGATCCTCTTGGAAAGGCAGGTGCCCCCGGGCCGCTACCCCCTGGAGGAGGTGGCGGAGGGGCTGGCTCAAAGCGTGCAGGACCTGGCCTGGGAAAAGCTCTCCAAGGCCCTTATCCGCTCCTACCCCGTGGCGCTTTTCCCTGAGCGGCTATAG
- the hemE gene encoding uroporphyrinogen decarboxylase, producing MEGVNDLLLKAARGEPTPRPPVWFMRQAGRYQKEYQEIRKRYSLPKIVQTPEVCAEVTLLPVRQLGVDAAILFADITTPLYGMGVELDLVEGKGPVIHNPIRNEKGVEALRPLQPEEAVPFVLDTIRILKKELGVPLIGFAGAPFTLASYLIEGGPSRHFREVKTFMYREEALWHRLLAKLTEAMARYLRAQVEAGADLLQVFDSWVGALAPADYRRYVKPHMERLFQGLKPLGVPVIHFGVGTMGLLKDMAEAGGDVIGLDHHTPLPWAREALGGTPVQGNLDPVVLFAPKEVIRREVERILGENAGQAGHIFNLGHGILPQTPVDHVRYVVELLKEAEV from the coding sequence ATGGAGGGCGTGAACGACCTCCTCCTCAAGGCCGCCCGGGGGGAGCCCACCCCTAGGCCCCCCGTTTGGTTCATGCGCCAGGCGGGCCGTTACCAGAAGGAATACCAGGAGATCCGCAAGCGCTACTCCCTCCCAAAGATCGTGCAAACCCCCGAGGTCTGCGCTGAGGTCACCCTCTTGCCCGTGCGGCAGCTGGGGGTGGACGCCGCCATCCTCTTCGCCGACATCACCACCCCCCTCTACGGGATGGGGGTGGAGCTGGACCTGGTGGAGGGCAAGGGCCCGGTGATCCATAACCCCATCCGCAACGAAAAGGGGGTGGAGGCCTTAAGACCTTTGCAACCGGAAGAGGCCGTGCCCTTCGTGCTGGACACCATCCGCATTCTAAAAAAGGAGCTGGGAGTTCCCTTAATCGGTTTCGCCGGGGCGCCCTTCACCTTGGCCAGCTACCTCATAGAAGGCGGGCCAAGCCGCCACTTCCGGGAGGTGAAGACCTTCATGTACCGGGAAGAGGCCCTCTGGCACCGCCTCCTGGCAAAGCTCACCGAGGCCATGGCCAGGTACCTGAGGGCCCAGGTGGAGGCGGGGGCCGACCTCCTCCAGGTCTTTGACTCCTGGGTAGGGGCCCTTGCCCCAGCCGACTACCGCCGGTACGTGAAGCCCCACATGGAACGGCTCTTCCAGGGGCTAAAGCCCCTTGGGGTGCCCGTGATCCACTTCGGGGTGGGAACCATGGGCCTTCTAAAGGACATGGCGGAGGCCGGCGGGGATGTGATCGGCTTGGACCACCACACCCCCCTTCCCTGGGCCCGGGAGGCCCTGGGAGGAACCCCCGTCCAGGGCAACCTGGACCCTGTGGTCCTCTTCGCCCCCAAGGAGGTGATAAGGCGGGAGGTGGAAAGGATCCTTGGGGAAAACGCCGGCCAGGCAGGGCATATCTTCAACCTGGGCCACGGCATTCTGCCCCAGACCCCCGTGGACCACGTGCGCTACGTGGTAGAACTCCTAAAGGAGGCGGAAGTATGA
- the hemH gene encoding ferrochelatase, which translates to MNVLLMAYGTPYTPEEIEPYYTDIRRGRRPSEELLKELEERYAAIGKSPLNEITLVQAIRLQALLNLEAPAYPKRLLGPFGPRTPQGPARVYVGTKHWHPSIGEAMAAMHEDGVRRAVAIVAAPHYSLRSVAEYQERVDQALKALPEPIEVVWVESYEAHPGLIAAYARRLEEAIWRLREPRKAAYVFTAHSIPVSAVERGDPYPRQVERTAELIAKRLALPQYSVAYQSAGRTPEPWLGPDINEHLRALKEEGVEEVVVQAVGFPADHLEVYYDLDLEAQATAQEVGLRLLRARSLNADLDYIQVLKDLVEAAWLK; encoded by the coding sequence ATGAATGTACTCCTCATGGCCTACGGCACCCCTTACACCCCGGAAGAGATTGAGCCCTATTACACCGACATCCGCCGGGGAAGGCGCCCATCGGAAGAGCTCCTCAAGGAGCTGGAGGAACGCTACGCCGCCATCGGCAAAAGCCCCCTGAACGAGATCACCCTGGTGCAGGCCATAAGGCTCCAGGCGCTTTTGAACCTCGAGGCCCCCGCTTACCCCAAGCGCCTCCTGGGCCCCTTTGGCCCCCGTACCCCCCAGGGACCGGCCCGGGTCTACGTGGGGACCAAGCACTGGCACCCCTCCATCGGGGAAGCCATGGCCGCCATGCACGAGGACGGGGTAAGGCGGGCGGTGGCCATCGTGGCCGCCCCCCACTACTCCCTTAGAAGCGTGGCCGAGTACCAGGAGAGGGTGGACCAAGCCCTTAAGGCCCTCCCCGAGCCCATAGAGGTGGTCTGGGTGGAAAGCTACGAGGCCCACCCCGGCCTCATCGCCGCTTATGCCAGGAGGCTGGAGGAGGCCATCTGGCGGCTACGGGAGCCCAGGAAGGCCGCCTACGTTTTCACCGCCCACTCCATCCCCGTTTCGGCGGTGGAGCGGGGCGACCCCTATCCCCGCCAGGTGGAGAGGACGGCGGAACTCATCGCCAAGAGGCTTGCCCTTCCCCAGTACAGCGTGGCCTACCAGTCGGCGGGGCGCACCCCTGAGCCCTGGCTGGGCCCGGACATCAACGAGCACCTGAGGGCCTTGAAGGAGGAGGGCGTGGAGGAGGTGGTGGTGCAGGCGGTGGGCTTCCCCGCCGACCACCTGGAGGTGTACTACGACCTGGACCTCGAGGCCCAAGCCACCGCCCAGGAGGTGGGCCTAAGGCTCCTCAGGGCCCGAAGCCTCAACGCTGACCTGGACTATATCCAGGTGCTCAAGGACCTGGTGGAGGCGGCGTGGCTCAAGTAG
- the hemG gene encoding protoporphyrinogen oxidase, whose product MAQVAVVGGGWAGLSAALALKEAGVDFQLLEASLRLGGKVRTHKGEGFLVEGGPDASVRYKKEVLELGERFGLTPMGTLPAKPAAYILRKGKAHPLPEGLLQIIPGDLKGLARTSLLSPSGKLRALYDLFLPRGSKEDESLREFVERRLGPEVFAALVAPLAGGIYGGEPDELSLKAAFPQLLELERRHRSLILGAMHIRKARGSREGGSLFFSFQEGLSVLTRKLAEEVAERTLLGTPVLALEPLGGRFRLHTPKGTWEAEAVVLATPAPVAAQLLRPFLPEATALLKGIPHTPAATVSLAFSEALPVEGHGLLIAPGEGYRVRGFTWTHRKWPGRAPEGWSLVRAYFSGEVARLSEAELAKVALGDLRLFLGREVRPERTFVFRFPEGMPAYRVGHLERRERLEMALLKSPGIFLAGNYLEGVGLPEVVRSGRKAAGRALGYLALAPTP is encoded by the coding sequence GTGGCTCAAGTAGCCGTGGTGGGAGGGGGATGGGCGGGGCTTTCCGCCGCCTTGGCCCTGAAGGAGGCGGGGGTGGACTTCCAGCTCCTGGAGGCCAGCCTCCGCCTGGGAGGGAAGGTGCGCACCCACAAGGGGGAAGGGTTTTTGGTGGAAGGAGGTCCCGATGCCAGCGTGCGCTACAAAAAGGAGGTGCTGGAACTGGGGGAACGCTTTGGCCTGACCCCCATGGGCACCCTTCCCGCCAAGCCTGCGGCCTACATCCTGCGCAAGGGAAAGGCCCATCCCCTCCCCGAGGGACTTCTGCAAATCATCCCGGGGGACCTCAAGGGCCTAGCCCGCACCTCCCTCCTCTCCCCTTCCGGGAAGCTCAGGGCCCTCTACGACCTCTTCCTCCCCCGGGGGAGCAAGGAAGACGAGAGCCTTAGGGAGTTCGTGGAGAGAAGGCTGGGTCCCGAGGTCTTTGCCGCCCTGGTAGCCCCCTTGGCGGGGGGCATCTACGGGGGGGAGCCCGACGAGCTTTCCCTGAAGGCCGCCTTTCCCCAGCTTCTGGAGCTGGAAAGAAGGCACCGCAGCCTCATCCTGGGAGCCATGCACATCCGGAAAGCCCGGGGAAGCCGCGAGGGAGGAAGCCTTTTCTTCTCCTTCCAGGAGGGACTTTCAGTCTTAACGCGGAAGCTTGCCGAGGAGGTGGCGGAAAGAACCCTCCTGGGTACCCCGGTCCTGGCCCTCGAGCCCCTAGGGGGCCGCTTTCGCCTCCATACCCCCAAGGGCACCTGGGAAGCGGAAGCGGTGGTCCTGGCCACCCCTGCCCCGGTGGCGGCCCAGCTCCTAAGGCCTTTCCTTCCTGAAGCCACAGCCCTTCTCAAGGGTATTCCCCACACCCCCGCCGCCACCGTAAGCCTGGCCTTTTCCGAGGCCTTGCCCGTAGAGGGGCACGGGCTTCTCATCGCCCCTGGGGAAGGGTACAGGGTACGGGGTTTCACCTGGACCCACAGGAAGTGGCCGGGAAGGGCCCCCGAGGGCTGGTCCTTGGTGCGCGCCTACTTTTCCGGAGAGGTGGCCAGGCTTTCCGAGGCGGAGTTGGCCAAGGTGGCCCTGGGGGACCTCCGCCTTTTCCTGGGCCGGGAGGTGCGCCCGGAGCGCACCTTTGTCTTCCGCTTCCCCGAGGGCATGCCCGCCTACCGGGTGGGACACCTGGAACGGAGGGAAAGGCTGGAGATGGCCCTCCTCAAATCCCCAGGCATCTTTCTGGCGGGGAACTACCTGGAGGGGGTGGGCCTGCCCGAGGTGGTACGCTCGGGACGCAAGGCGGCGGGAAGAGCCCTAGGCTACCTGGCCCTGGCCCCCACCCCCTAG
- a CDS encoding diguanylate cyclase domain-containing protein, with protein sequence MGLPYPVIALGSLLLGLLAGVLGYADPYILPWFMIFTAATASVYGLGFGLAAASLSTLLLLLFPGFNLMALALLLLSAYLAHGIGESLRKAHRRAKALAKVQKLLAEALEALPLAENRQALLASLPGRLAALGTGGHVGVWVPTGHGFRLLSSFPPLALEEVPATGVLGRALREGQPVHVPHVDQEPGYIPAPGLKVLSELALPLRERDEVVAVLNLERDRPFLPEEVEGLTRFAQAVSLELDRLADLEERKLLSELSLRLQSAATLEEGAGKALRLLLEVLGLEAGTLWEARGERMVALAYQGVAVEKEPSLLQVLREGLPYGQGLAWEVYQRQSPLYTARYVEEAKAIPALKALGWRTLAAFPIPSPKAQRSRRVLVVGQKGARLWRKAELELLLLSCRTLGLGLERLTEKAQHQRVNQLFLELLEKPPEELYGRILEEAIRHVPGSETGSLLVWENGSYRYKAALGYDLEGLRTVAFTQEDQLLWYGLGMDKAQRAEPRILSLEERPIAEISHQTAPAEVIDTAGRALEIQANLCLPIPYKGEVLAFLNLDNLHDPRAFGEDSLEAARFFAAPLATLLHESRTRELLEEAALTDPLTGLANRRAFDRFLQEELKRAERYDYPVSLAVLDLKGFKAVNDRLGHAVGDLALMKVAEAMERERRNGDRLFRWGGDEFAVLFPHTAKRGAIAALLRYAKAIQGLCFDGICLGVNIGVATYPEDGTTPDELLSAADTRMYEAKAQGQVMVA encoded by the coding sequence ATGGGGCTGCCCTATCCCGTGATCGCCTTGGGCTCCCTCCTTTTGGGGCTTTTGGCCGGGGTTTTGGGCTACGCCGACCCCTACATCCTCCCCTGGTTCATGATCTTCACCGCGGCCACCGCCAGCGTGTACGGGCTTGGCTTTGGGTTGGCGGCGGCTTCGCTCTCCACCTTGCTTCTCCTCCTTTTCCCCGGCTTCAACCTCATGGCCTTGGCCCTCCTTCTCCTTTCCGCCTACTTGGCCCACGGCATTGGGGAAAGCCTGAGGAAGGCCCACCGCCGGGCCAAGGCCTTGGCCAAGGTCCAGAAGCTCCTGGCCGAGGCCCTCGAGGCCCTGCCCCTGGCGGAGAACCGCCAGGCCCTTCTCGCCTCCCTCCCGGGCCGCCTCGCCGCCTTGGGCACGGGGGGGCACGTGGGGGTTTGGGTGCCCACAGGCCACGGCTTCCGCCTTCTTTCCAGCTTCCCTCCCCTGGCCCTGGAAGAGGTGCCGGCCACCGGGGTGTTGGGCCGCGCCCTTCGGGAAGGCCAGCCCGTCCATGTGCCCCACGTGGACCAGGAACCCGGCTACATTCCTGCCCCGGGCTTAAAGGTCCTCTCGGAGCTAGCCCTTCCCCTACGGGAACGGGACGAGGTGGTGGCCGTGTTAAATCTGGAGCGGGACCGACCCTTTCTCCCCGAGGAGGTGGAGGGGCTTACGCGCTTTGCCCAGGCGGTGAGCCTAGAGCTGGACCGGCTTGCTGACCTGGAGGAAAGAAAGCTTCTAAGTGAACTTTCCCTGCGCTTGCAAAGCGCCGCCACCCTGGAGGAAGGGGCGGGAAAAGCCTTACGCCTTCTCCTCGAGGTCCTGGGCCTCGAGGCTGGCACCCTGTGGGAAGCCCGGGGCGAGCGCATGGTGGCCCTGGCCTACCAGGGGGTGGCGGTTGAGAAGGAGCCCTCCCTCCTGCAGGTGCTAAGGGAAGGTCTCCCTTACGGCCAGGGCCTGGCCTGGGAGGTCTACCAAAGGCAAAGCCCCCTTTACACGGCCCGCTACGTGGAGGAGGCCAAGGCCATCCCCGCCCTTAAGGCCCTGGGCTGGCGCACCCTGGCCGCCTTCCCCATCCCCTCCCCCAAGGCCCAGAGGAGCCGGAGGGTCCTGGTGGTGGGGCAAAAGGGGGCGCGCCTTTGGCGAAAGGCGGAGCTGGAGCTTCTCCTCTTGAGCTGCCGCACCCTGGGCCTTGGCCTAGAGCGGCTTACGGAAAAGGCCCAGCACCAGCGGGTAAACCAGCTTTTCTTAGAGCTTCTGGAGAAACCCCCGGAGGAACTCTACGGGCGCATCTTAGAGGAGGCCATCCGCCATGTCCCTGGGAGCGAAACGGGAAGCCTCCTGGTCTGGGAAAACGGGAGCTACCGTTATAAGGCCGCCTTGGGCTATGACCTGGAGGGCCTCAGGACCGTAGCCTTCACCCAGGAGGATCAGCTCCTCTGGTACGGCCTAGGGATGGATAAGGCTCAGCGGGCCGAGCCTCGCATCCTCAGTCTGGAAGAAAGGCCCATCGCCGAAATCAGCCACCAAACGGCGCCGGCAGAGGTCATCGACACTGCAGGCCGGGCGCTTGAGATCCAGGCCAACCTCTGCCTGCCCATTCCCTATAAGGGGGAGGTTCTCGCCTTCCTGAACCTGGACAACCTCCACGACCCCAGGGCGTTCGGGGAAGATTCCCTGGAAGCTGCCCGCTTCTTCGCCGCTCCCCTGGCCACCCTGCTCCATGAGAGCCGCACCCGCGAGCTCCTAGAGGAAGCCGCCCTCACCGACCCCCTCACGGGCCTGGCCAATCGCCGGGCCTTTGACCGCTTCTTGCAGGAGGAGTTAAAGCGGGCCGAACGCTACGACTATCCCGTTTCCCTGGCGGTTTTGGACCTGAAGGGATTCAAGGCGGTGAACGATCGGCTTGGGCATGCCGTGGGGGACCTAGCCCTCATGAAGGTGGCCGAGGCCATGGAAAGGGAGAGGCGCAACGGGGACCGCCTTTTCCGCTGGGGCGGGGACGAGTTTGCCGTCCTCTTCCCCCATACCGCCAAAAGGGGGGCCATAGCCGCTCTCCTCCGCTACGCCAAGGCCATCCAGGGCCTCTGCTTTGACGGAATCTGCCTGGGGGTAAACATCGGCGTGGCCACCTACCCCGAGGACGGCACCACCCCAGATGAGCTCCTTTCCGCCGCCGACACCCGCATGTATGAGGCCAAGGCCCAGGGACAGGTCATGGTGGCTTGA
- a CDS encoding EAL domain-containing protein, with protein MKRTLGLGLSQALLPLLHQGLGGLPQALAHVGRLLMADRAYLFRLEIQGGTWYTSQLSEWAGPEATPQIQNPALQHLPMREEGYGRWLDLFLQDRAVAGPVASFPEEEQPLLRAQEIQSLLVVPIWVEGRLWGFLGVDDCQREREFTPEEEAFLRAVAEVLARILELWERERWLETLLESSPLYLARLDKEGRLLYTNPALKRAFPRGLTLPIAEALKAPNQPHAHLFQEGRVVEWTLVGIPGPGEEVLEVLALGIDVTERKEAEIREARWSLFRKNLLRVYETLMAEGLSDSVFGLILEAALDTLPPAQAGSVTVLKEDGCYHFVAAKGYDLSALRQVCLRPEEPLSLTGHREAQVFTWKDLERFNARLDEKRRKIMEEAGRAREIKAILSVPVHLAGERKAFLYLDNFEREDAFTPLDLELAQAFASQLGLLLRRMELEGRIQHLAYHDPLTGLPNRLFFMEKLAQALSKEAQKIAVLYLDLDGLKRVNDLDGHATGDEVLRVMAARFRAAIRPRDLVARQGGDEFLVLLTGIKGSGEVIAVAERLLQVARMPCPVGERVYHLSTSLGIALGEEGLSPGELLARADLALYRAKGNGKDQLAFFEPHLQEALRRETHLIEALRKDLEQGKGLWLAYQPIVDLHSGKEVALEALLRWQHAPPAELIPLAERHRLMPELGRWVLRRACQEQALHGLTVHVNVSPQELLNPSYPYQVAETLEDTACPPHRLVLEVTESSLIPDERGRDATRALQALRELGVGIFLDDFGSGYSSLERLAELPVDGVKLGQAFVQRLGNAPNPQSPAARLVAAVLALARALGLRAVAEGIENDAVLAYLRNLGFPLGQGYLLGKPRRI; from the coding sequence ATGAAAAGGACCTTGGGCCTAGGCCTATCCCAAGCTCTTCTTCCCCTCCTGCACCAAGGGTTAGGGGGACTTCCACAAGCGCTGGCGCATGTGGGTCGGCTCCTCATGGCCGACCGCGCTTACCTGTTCCGTCTGGAAATCCAGGGGGGCACCTGGTACACCAGCCAGCTTTCGGAGTGGGCGGGGCCGGAGGCCACCCCGCAAATCCAGAATCCCGCCCTGCAACACCTCCCCATGCGGGAAGAAGGGTATGGGCGCTGGCTGGATCTCTTCCTGCAGGACCGGGCGGTGGCCGGGCCTGTGGCCTCCTTCCCCGAAGAAGAGCAACCCCTTTTGCGAGCCCAGGAGATCCAAAGCCTCCTGGTGGTGCCCATCTGGGTGGAGGGCAGGCTCTGGGGGTTTTTGGGGGTGGACGACTGCCAGCGGGAAAGGGAGTTCACCCCAGAGGAAGAAGCCTTCCTGCGTGCGGTGGCCGAGGTCCTGGCCCGCATTCTGGAGCTTTGGGAAAGGGAACGCTGGCTAGAAACCCTGCTGGAGTCCTCTCCCTTGTACCTGGCCCGCTTGGACAAGGAGGGCCGCCTTCTCTACACCAATCCCGCCCTGAAGCGGGCCTTTCCCCGGGGACTTACACTGCCCATAGCCGAGGCCCTGAAGGCCCCAAACCAGCCCCACGCCCACCTCTTCCAGGAAGGCCGGGTGGTGGAATGGACCCTGGTGGGCATACCGGGTCCAGGCGAGGAGGTCCTCGAGGTTCTGGCCCTAGGCATAGACGTCACCGAGCGGAAGGAGGCAGAAATCCGGGAAGCCCGCTGGAGCCTCTTCCGCAAAAACCTCCTGCGGGTTTACGAAACCCTGATGGCCGAGGGGCTTTCTGACTCCGTCTTCGGGCTGATCCTGGAGGCCGCCTTGGACACCCTCCCCCCCGCCCAGGCGGGAAGCGTCACCGTGCTCAAGGAGGATGGCTGTTATCACTTTGTGGCGGCCAAGGGCTACGACCTTAGCGCCCTGCGGCAGGTGTGCCTGCGCCCTGAGGAACCCCTCTCCCTCACCGGCCACCGGGAGGCCCAGGTGTTCACCTGGAAGGACCTGGAACGCTTCAATGCCCGCCTGGATGAAAAAAGGCGCAAGATCATGGAGGAAGCCGGCAGGGCGCGGGAGATCAAGGCCATCCTCTCCGTCCCCGTGCACCTGGCCGGTGAGCGCAAGGCCTTCTTGTACCTGGATAACTTTGAGCGGGAGGATGCCTTTACCCCCCTGGACCTGGAGCTAGCCCAGGCCTTTGCCAGCCAACTGGGCTTGCTCCTGCGCCGCATGGAGCTGGAGGGCCGAATCCAGCACCTGGCCTACCACGACCCCCTAACGGGCCTCCCCAACCGCCTTTTCTTCATGGAGAAACTGGCCCAAGCCCTAAGCAAGGAGGCCCAGAAGATCGCCGTCTTGTACCTGGACCTGGACGGGCTCAAGCGGGTGAACGACCTGGATGGGCATGCCACCGGGGACGAGGTGCTGAGGGTCATGGCCGCTCGTTTCCGGGCTGCCATCCGCCCCCGGGACCTGGTGGCCCGGCAAGGGGGGGATGAGTTCTTGGTGCTCCTCACCGGCATCAAGGGTTCGGGGGAGGTTATTGCCGTGGCGGAAAGGCTTTTGCAGGTAGCCCGCATGCCCTGCCCCGTGGGGGAGCGGGTCTACCATCTTTCCACCTCCCTTGGTATCGCCCTGGGGGAAGAGGGACTCTCACCCGGGGAACTTCTTGCTCGCGCGGACCTGGCCCTATACCGGGCCAAGGGAAATGGCAAGGACCAGCTGGCCTTCTTCGAACCCCATTTGCAGGAAGCCCTGCGACGGGAAACCCACCTAATCGAGGCCTTAAGAAAGGACCTGGAGCAGGGTAAAGGACTTTGGCTGGCCTACCAACCCATCGTGGATCTGCACAGCGGAAAAGAGGTGGCCCTCGAGGCCCTCCTGCGCTGGCAGCACGCCCCCCCTGCCGAGCTCATCCCCCTTGCCGAGCGCCACCGCCTTATGCCGGAACTAGGCCGCTGGGTCCTTCGCCGTGCCTGCCAGGAGCAAGCCCTGCACGGGCTTACGGTGCACGTGAACGTAAGCCCTCAGGAGCTTCTGAACCCCTCCTACCCTTACCAGGTGGCGGAAACCCTCGAGGACACCGCCTGTCCCCCCCACAGGCTGGTCCTAGAGGTTACCGAAAGCTCCCTGATCCCCGACGAGCGGGGGCGGGATGCCACCCGGGCCCTCCAGGCCCTCAGGGAACTGGGGGTGGGCATCTTCCTGGACGACTTTGGCTCGGGGTACTCCAGCCTGGAACGGCTGGCCGAGCTCCCCGTGGACGGGGTTAAGCTGGGTCAAGCCTTCGTCCAACGCCTGGGTAACGCACCCAACCCGCAAAGCCCCGCCGCCCGGCTGGTAGCGGCTGTCTTAGCCCTGGCCAGGGCCTTGGGCCTGCGGGCGGTCGCCGAGGGCATAGAGAATGATGCGGTGTTGGCCTACTTGCGGAACCTGGGTTTCCCCTTGGGTCAAGGGTACCTTCTTGGCAAACCCCGGCGCATTTAG